In Juglans microcarpa x Juglans regia isolate MS1-56 chromosome 1S, Jm3101_v1.0, whole genome shotgun sequence, the genomic stretch TTTAATTTGGGTATTCTTCAACCAATGAGATAACCTGAAAACATTAAACACCGACTTCTCATATTGTTCAATACTTGCAATATtccatatttttcaatataaataaagttGGTACCAAGCTAACACTAGAATGTGTTCAGTGTTTAGGGTGTACGACAATTGGTCAAATTACCCTATTAATACGTAAAAGCCAAACCAATAAGAAAGAAACTGCATAAATACATTTTGAATAATTGGTTTGGTTGATCTTACATTTTAGGACCTCCCGAACCACCAAGTAGATtatttgtataatctttttttttaaagtgtcaTCACTTAGATGAATACATGTTGGTTAAAGATACTACGCACAAAATTACATTTTAATACAAATCCAGGGCCTGAATGAAGTCAGTTGGATTAATATTATGGTGAGGAAATATCTTTTTAGATCAGTTTTGGTTGGTTAGTTGCAGTGTACATCTAATAAAGGATTGTACAAAAGGTTTATCCATTCTTGTGTGCAACTATGGAGATGGTAGTTGTGGATCTCTAATCTATTGGTACCCCCTATCatgaatatgagagagagagagagagagagagagagagattcctaATTTGGAtgtgttatatttttatatgtattatgtttttgttttttatttttatttttattttgtcaaaaaccTTTTCCGACGAGTAAAATTCGCcgagaatttatttttatcaattaaaCTTATTTGCAGTGATAACTTATCGTCACAAAAGCTCTATTTCGGCGACAATTACCCGTTGGGAATGCATAATTGCGACAATAATTCATAACCACTGGAAAAAAATCAAAGCGTTTTTGGCAATTTAGTAACCTTTTGCAACGATATATATCGCTGCAATTGATTTTTCTCAACGATTTAATGGTAAAcataaacatcattttcatCGTTGTTTGGGACATTTGCTACGGACTAACATCGTCGGAAATAGTAGCTTTTTTGACGATTTTGTCCTATCGCTGAAATTGATTAGAAGTGGCGCCTTTATTTCATGGAAAATCATCGAAAATGATCAAATGCAgtgattattaaaaatatttgcgacgattttgagTGTTGAAAAATGTCTAATTTCTTATAGTGCGGGAGAGATAATCACATTTGAGTAATTAATATTAGTGTGGTACGTAGCATTAGTTATCTTAAAATGTGACTCCGACGCAGCAGTACTACGAGTCCATTCTCTGTTAAACACACTCATAATTTGTTATGGaatcaaaatgattataataacatttacaatataaattttttatattagttaACGTGACAGGCTTCTATATTGATAATGGATTGAGTatgtcaataaaaataaaaataaaaacttgctATTAAAATTTTCCTTTCAGAGAGTAAATGAACAGAGGCTGAACTACATGGTTACTTGGGGGTACTTTAGCCccaaaattttggaaaagtgcaaaaaaaaaaattttttttgaggaatttttataaataaaggaATTTTTTAGGAAATGAGTAATCGGTATTGTTAAAAAAAGTAGTgtaaatttataagaaaaatgagcatttgtgacagattatttacgacgagaataattatttgcgataaaaacactcattttaacaggaaataattattttcacagaaaatatatgattacaaataaaaaattttcttataatgaaaTTTAGAGGTGTCAAATCATATTTTTGGTTCGTACCAAGTTAAGAATATACGATTATCTAGGTAACTCAACTCGATCCCTTAAGGTAAACGTGTTAAACTTTTAAACCTTAATACAACCTATTAAATAACGTGTCCTATTATGTCATCCATTTTGACttgtacaataattaattaaaaatatatcaatacaacatgattcatttaaactcattttatataaatggattACTCTAACACGAATAACTTATTTgacctaattaatataatttcacatgaaagttataatctatatatattaataaccacaatatcttaaaaaaataagactagctatttagtaacaaaaaaatcaatattttaacatataataaaactaatattacaaatcctaaaataacaaatatgatcaaaggtccaaaattataatctcaACTATAAAAGTATAAGCATACtgaaaaataccaatattagaactcaataataatagaattgtaatattgaaataaaatctaaacgaATCAAAATAGGTTTATTCATGTTAAGCGAATTGACCCGTTATTGATCCGTTTATGACTCGTGTTTTAATTAGTCAACTCTTTTCGATCCCAACTAtttaacatcaaactcaaattcgttaatttcatatttattcgaTTATATTGAATTGACAAATCATGTCATATATTTCCACCTTATATAAACtagatttgaaatatatatatatatatatatatatatatatatatatatatataaactagaCTTGGAAATCGTGAAGAGTAAACGTAAAGGAAAGAACTAGGAAGAAGCACACGTACAACTAGTAGCAACGACTGGaaaatttcggtaaacgatgtGAAAGGGTACGCGAAAGCAACGACCggatgaacatatttttctatCTTAGCTGACAACGAGTATTTTTGGTTTAATTGTGCTTAGTAAAATATCAATggataataaaatatctcattatatATTTCCTTATAATTAAAAGTCTCTATCATCCGATAAACAGTAATCTTATTTTATACTTTCCTTCTTCGCCTCTCTCTTCGCCTCTCTCTACATCTTCACAGTATTACTCTTCACAAAATCATCATAAATTACTataacaaatcacaaaattaccacaaaaatatattaactagaaaattatattaaaaatcattttaattcaaaacttctACACCGTGCTGAGTTTTCTTTTCTCCACCGTGcagagttttctttttctttattttagaatttatttaatatttataatttttaggctTTACTCAAgtagtttttgtattttaaatttttagtgaaactgttttttcagaattttcttattcacacagatttttttggttaaattaattaaactgaTTTTCTAAACGTTTTTTAAACAACCTATTTTTATAAGGAATTTTAGTTAAAACgacttttcacatttttttagataacgatatttttataattcttttacttaaaccagatttctttttaaaaaatcagctaaacataattttttttgaattttttaattaaaatgattttttttttttttaagttgaacagatttttaaattttttttaacttcaacatattcttaataatatttttaattcaaataattttttaattaacttttcATAATACTTTGACGTATCAAACCGTGTACAAAcactcatataatttttttttttacaaaaaaaataaaagaaaaaattttttgagagcAAAATAAGGTCATCTgtctcataaaaattattttcatctttaatttatatttttttattaaataaatacctTAATTTAATATTGGTGCGCTATTTGATGCACGAAATTTCTTACaagaaaattttcctttttctaaattgaaatgaaaaaaaattaataggaaCGGCACATGTCAAGTTTTGATTTGCGGACTGTAAAAGGCTTCGTCAAGTGACAAACGGCCTTTTTACGGAGTTAATTGCCAATTGCTAAATTTTACAATCTGTATGAACGTTGaaaaaactctaattataatattaagttgtacttttcattttcttctaagtGTGAATCCATACGGATTCAGAACTTCTTTAGTTAATTCGTCATATTTCCTAAGAGAGAAAGATCATCACGCGGTTCATGCAATGCCGACGGTTACTTTCACAAGCCTTCAATTTCACGGAAACGACTTGACTTGGAAGGTGAGTTTTTGAACTCTTTATCACTTGACTTGGAAAGTGAGATAGCTTAGCATGCACACGAGATGACGACTTGACTAATTTAAACATATGGTCCCCTGCCAACTCATTCAAGATTAGTTTAAATTCAGCACCTACTCGTTGAATGAATGAAATCATCTAAAATTCATTTCCTCCATTTCTTTTCTGATCTCTCCCCAGCTCCAATATTTTAGACAAAGGATTTATCCTTTCCTCTCATCATCTTGATCGTGCGCTTTCTTGTTTCATTGATGATGTTTTATCTTATACTTTCTGCCTCTTCTTCTGGCGTGCAGCCCTTGTGCCATGATGATGAGAGATTTGCCTTGTTGCAATTCAAGGAAAGCTTCATCATCAATCGGTCCGCGTCCGAAGATCTCTCTGCTTATCCGAAAGTTTTATCGTGGAAGCCTGATCAAATCAGTGATTGCTGCAAGTGGGACGGTGTAGAGTGCAATAAGGACACTGGTCATGTCATCGGCCTCAATCTCAGTAGTAGCTGTCTTAAAGGTTTTCTCAATTCCAATAGCAGCCTCTTCCGCCTTGCTCACCTCGAGAGCTTAAATCTAGCCGACAATCACTTTAAGCGTTCTCCACTCCCAACTAGTTTTAGGCAGCTTTCAAGGCTAACAAATCTCAACCTCGCTAACTCTGTATTTTTTGGCCAAATCCCTACAGAAATCTTAGAGCTCTCCAAGTTAGTTTTCTTGAGTCTCTCATATAATCCGTTGTTGAAGCTCCAAGAATCTGGCCTAACAGTTATAGCTCAAAACCTCACAAACTTGAAAGTACTATCTCTTAAACAGGTTGGCATATCATCCAACGTTCCCAATATCTTGGCAAACTTATCTTCTTTAGCAGTTCTATCTCTAAGTGAGTGTGACCTGCATGGTGAGTTTCCCGTGGGAATTTTCCATCTACCTAAGCTTCAGCGTCTTAATATACAGGATAATGAAAACCTCAAGGGCTGTATCCCAGAATTTCACAGAACCAGCCCCCTTAATTTATTGATACTTGGAAACACGAGCTTCTATGGAGAAATACCATCTTCACTAGGTAACCTTACCAATCTAATTGTTTTAGATCTTCAATCAAGTAGGTTGCACGGTTCAATTCCACAGTCAATATCTAGGCTTGTAAATCTTGAAACTCTGTATCTCAATGATAACTATTTGAGTGGCAGGGTGGAGTTTGAGTTGTTTCTGAGACTCGGAAAGCTAGTTGAATTGCAGTTATCTAGAAACGATATTTCATTGCTTACAAATCCGAGTACCAACtcaacttttccaaaatttAGGATATTATTTATAGCTGATTGTGACTTGGGTGAGTTCCCAGAGTTTCTGAGGAACCAAGATCAGCTGGAGCTATTAGATCTTCGTGGAAACAAAATTCACGGCCAAGTTCCAAAATGGATGGGGAATATAAGTATAGAAACTCTCTGGCTTTTAGATCTGGAAAACAACTTTCTCACCGGTTTCAACCAACTTCCGGTTGTACTCCCCTACGTTAATCTAAAGTCACTAAAGCTTGATTCTAACATGCTTCAAGGGTCACTGCCAATCCCGCCACCTTCCATTGATTTCTATACGGTCTCAAACAACAGACTGACCGGAGAAATTCCACATTTGATTTGCAATCTAAGTTTAATAACTGAGCTCGATTTGTCAAGCAACAACTTGAGTAGCAATCTTCCTCAATGTTTAGGCAACTTGAGTGCTTCTCTCACAAAATTGGATCTACACAACAATAGCTTTCATGGAACCATTCCTCGGATCTGCGGTGAAGCAAACGAATTGATGATGATTGATTTCAGCGAAAATCATTTACAGGGGCGTGTACCGAGATCATTGGCAAATTGTACCAAGCTTGAAGCTGTTAATCTTGGTAACAATCAGATTCATGATATTTTTCCTTCCTGGTTGGGCATTCTTCCAGAGTTGAGGATTCTCATTTTGAGATCTAATGAACTCTATGGTACAATAGGAAGTTCTGATAGCAATTTAGATTTCCCGAAATTGCACATCATTGACCTCTCAAATAATGATCTTACCGGCAAGTTGCCCTCTGAACACTTCCAAAATTGGAAAGCCATGCAAATCGTCGATGCCGAGAGCTTGAAGTACATAGGGCAAAACCAAATTCTAGTGACACTTGCAGGAGATAGAATGAACCATATCTGCTCCTACTCAATGACAATGATCAATAAAGGCACGAAAATTGTATACCATAAAGTTCCTGATTTCTTCATAGCTATTGATCTCTCGAACAACAGATTTGAAGGAGAAATCCCAGACGTGGTGGGGAATCTGAAAGGACTTAATTTGCTCAACCTTTCCTCAAACTTTCTCACAGGACCTATCCCATTTACATTGGCATACTTGACAAGGCTAGAAGCATTGGATCTGTCTCAAAACAATTTGTCTGGTGCGATCCCTTTGCAACTAACGGAACTCACTTTCCTTTCATACTTTAATGTCTCCCATAATCGTTTGGAAGGACCTATACCACATGGGAAACAATTCGACACATTCGACAACAGTACGTTTAGTGAGAACTCTGAATTATGTGGAAGTCCTTTGTCAAAGAAATGTGGGAATCCTGAGGACTCACCGCCTCCATCTTCAAGCCACAACTCAGAATTCTCATTTGAATTTGGTTGGAAAGTAGTCGCGATTGGATATGGATGTGGATTCTTGTTTGGAGCTATGTCTGGGCAAATCGTAATCACAAAGAAGTATGGTTGGTTTATGAAGACGTTTGCAATTGGGCAGCCGAACCGAACAAGGGTGAATTGGAGGGGCCACAGAAATGAAATATAAGAATGTTTCCATGCACAATGTCTGTAGTACGTACTATTATTGTggctttacttttctttttctatttccttctccccccccccccccccccccccccccctcctcttAGATGCTATAGGAAAGGGCCATGGATAGATGTTTGTACTGAAAAGAATCTGTTGTATTTTCCAACCAAGCTCTCAATAAAACAAGTGTTGTGAAAGAAAATTAACCACAGAGATTTATGGCAGTGAAAGCAGAGATCATGCCCAGCTCTGGTGTATTTCCATTCCAATTAATAGTAATCGTTACACTTGGGTTCTGTATATGATGATTAGAGAGAGGTAATGTGCACAGATATACCTAAGATAAAATAAAGAGTGTTAGTCTGTTAATCTGGAGAATTGAGCTTcatattcatcttcatcttGAGCTACTACTACTGTACTCTGCTGCACCTTGTCTGAACCACCTCCTCCATTCACAGATATTTGTACAGAAATACAAAAGATTGAaccaatcattttcttttattacctaatcttttcattttttttttttcgaatgcTTTGTGGCATATCTGATAAGAATTTGTTAAGAGTTTCTCAGAACTTTTTTGTGCCTTTGATAATATTAAAGAGCCGTAGCTGTAATAGATGTATAATTCTTTTCACAacttgtttataattttaacaactctttacatttttcttattgaatGCAAATGGAACAAAAGATTCCACCTCCCGTGAAAATTAGTTAGAGAAAAATAACCTCATCTACGTAAACCATTTTAAGCAGAAAAGTATTGCACAGGTCGCCTCACGGACTTGTCATTTGACTTGCTGATATGGACCTAAGCTTTTGGTACCATGTTTGGTTTATGTGACAATGGTAGTTTTTACAGTGCGTGTTTTGAATTTCCAAATTGTTGAAGTTATGGTATTGGCTGTCCCACAATCAAATCCATTAATTATCCATAGTTGAATAAAAGTGTTACTCTCATATTGATTCTCACACATAGAGTGTTCATTCCACAATAACATACTGAGCGAGCTAAATATTTCTTGTTTAAGTCAATAAAATGTCAGAATTGGCATATGAATGGTTAGTCCACATTGTAGCCGTGTTTTTAAAACACGTTCTTTGGCTGTAGCTACATCTTCATAACGAGTCATTGAAGATGCATATCATGTTGTTAATACCATGCTCATGAGTCATaatattgggattttttttgTGACTTATGTCATCCTCTTCATAGAAAATGTAGCCTTAGCACATTCTCCTTCTTATGTGGTTAATTTTGTAGTTATCCACTATACAGCATTTctttacaatttatattttgatgatttGTTGCTGGACTTTCAGGACAAATCGGATATGCTCTCGTGCCTATGATTGCTAGGGGAGTGATGTTGGGTCCCAACCATCCTGTGATCCTGCACATGCTTGATATCCCACCTGCTGCAGAGGCATTGAATGGGGTGAAAATGGAGTTGGTGGATGCTGCATTTCCTCTACTTAAAGGTATGTTTATGGCCTCTTAAATCTGTCAAATGTGGATGACATCACTTAAGCATGAGCCATACACTGCTTTTTAATTTGCTAAGGATCTTTTAGGGTACGAGGTACGATATGGTATATATTGCACATGTTGTTGCTACAACATATGTTGTTGAGGCATGCACTGGGGTTAACATTGCAATCATGGTTGGTGGGTTTCCAAGGAAAGAAGG encodes the following:
- the LOC121247426 gene encoding receptor-like protein Cf-9 homolog, with product MPTVTFTSLQFHGNDLTWKPLCHDDERFALLQFKESFIINRSASEDLSAYPKVLSWKPDQISDCCKWDGVECNKDTGHVIGLNLSSSCLKGFLNSNSSLFRLAHLESLNLADNHFKRSPLPTSFRQLSRLTNLNLANSVFFGQIPTEILELSKLVFLSLSYNPLLKLQESGLTVIAQNLTNLKVLSLKQVGISSNVPNILANLSSLAVLSLSECDLHGEFPVGIFHLPKLQRLNIQDNENLKGCIPEFHRTSPLNLLILGNTSFYGEIPSSLGNLTNLIVLDLQSSRLHGSIPQSISRLVNLETLYLNDNYLSGRVEFELFLRLGKLVELQLSRNDISLLTNPSTNSTFPKFRILFIADCDLGEFPEFLRNQDQLELLDLRGNKIHGQVPKWMGNISIETLWLLDLENNFLTGFNQLPVVLPYVNLKSLKLDSNMLQGSLPIPPPSIDFYTVSNNRLTGEIPHLICNLSLITELDLSSNNLSSNLPQCLGNLSASLTKLDLHNNSFHGTIPRICGEANELMMIDFSENHLQGRVPRSLANCTKLEAVNLGNNQIHDIFPSWLGILPELRILILRSNELYGTIGSSDSNLDFPKLHIIDLSNNDLTGKLPSEHFQNWKAMQIVDAESLKYIGQNQILVTLAGDRMNHICSYSMTMINKGTKIVYHKVPDFFIAIDLSNNRFEGEIPDVVGNLKGLNLLNLSSNFLTGPIPFTLAYLTRLEALDLSQNNLSGAIPLQLTELTFLSYFNVSHNRLEGPIPHGKQFDTFDNSTFSENSELCGSPLSKKCGNPEDSPPPSSSHNSEFSFEFGWKVVAIGYGCGFLFGAMSGQIVITKKYGQIGYALVPMIARGVMLGPNHPVILHMLDIPPAAEALNGVKMELVDAAFPLLKGMFMAS